In Campylobacter showae, the genomic stretch GGGTATCTCGCTCGTTTTTAGCTTGTAAATCAAGCTTGAGGCCAAAACAACGCAAAGAGCCGAGCAAGGCACGATGATTTCGGGTTTTAAAACGCCTTCGCTAATGTGCATTTATTTATACTCTTTAGTTTGCACCCAGATGACGGCTCCAAGCTCCACTGGATACTCTTTGCCCTCGTGTTTTATCTTTTGGTCGTCGTCTATCAGCGCTGCAAATCCCCACCAGCCCTCAAGCGGCATCGCAAAGCTAAATTCGCCCTGCTCGTTCGTGTTTACGACCTGTGTTACGTGCGCATCGGACGGTGCTTTTAGCCCTTTGGTATTATAGTACTCTACCTCGACGGTTACGTTTTTAGCGGGCTTTCCTTTATAATAAACCACGCCTGAAAACAAATTTCCCTTATAAAGCCCATACGGACGTGTTAGCGGCACTATCTCGGCTTTTAGCCCGACCGGTTTATCCCAGCCCTCTCCGTAGCCGTAGGCATCGACGACGGTTTTTGTTATATGCCTTATAAATTTATCCTCCGCAGGCTCGAAATAGGGCTTTGGATCCATATAAAACTGATAAATGCCCGGCTCCTTTACGTCGTAGCTAGCCGTAAAGTAGCTAAATTTATCCTCTTTTAGCTCTTTTAGGCCTTTTATCGCCTCTTTTTTGCCGTTTACGAAAACGCCCGCCTCGTTTGGAAGGGCTAGATTCATCATATCGCCCTCAAAAGGATGGCTAAATTTGTAAGTAATCTGCAAATTCGCCTCTTTTTCGTCGTCCACGGTCGAATTTGACGGTACGACCATACCAAAATGCGCATAAGCGCTAACGCCTAAAAGCATAAGCGCCAAAGACTTGATTTTCATTTTTGCTCCTTTTGA encodes the following:
- a CDS encoding DUF4198 domain-containing protein, translated to MKIKSLALMLLGVSAYAHFGMVVPSNSTVDDEKEANLQITYKFSHPFEGDMMNLALPNEAGVFVNGKKEAIKGLKELKEDKFSYFTASYDVKEPGIYQFYMDPKPYFEPAEDKFIRHITKTVVDAYGYGEGWDKPVGLKAEIVPLTRPYGLYKGNLFSGVVYYKGKPAKNVTVEVEYYNTKGLKAPSDAHVTQVVNTNEQGEFSFAMPLEGWWGFAALIDDDQKIKHEGKEYPVELGAVIWVQTKEYK